The genomic window AACCCCCGGATCGATTCCTCCCAACCAAGGCATTCCCCAACGATGCAGTTGTTGCAAGTGAGGGTAAATATCCTCCAGTACAATTAACGTCGAATGAGCGCCATAGGAAATAAAGGGGATAATGGTCACGTCTTCTTGGAGGGCTAGTTGAATAAACCCTCGATGTCCTTGAAAATTAATGCGATGTCGTAAGTGATAAGGTCGAAATACATCTTTGGCCCCACCAGGATAGATTAAAAGGGCAGATCCTCGGCGTAGTGCTGTTCTGGCAAGTCTGGGAGTCGGTTGGATCGCCCCCACTTGAGTCGCCAAATGTGCTAATCCAGGGAGAAATTGCCAAATTCGGCGATCCATCAGGGCATAAGCCAGTCGTTTTGTGCCAAATTGTCGAAACCAATCATAGGTCATCATCACGGTATCCGGTGCGGCCAATCCCCCATTGTGAGAACCAATCAAGAGAACTTTTCCGTTTTTGGGGATGTGTTCCCAGCCATCGGTTTGCACACGAAAATAATGTTGATAAATCCAGCCAAAAAACGGCATTAATTCTTCAATAATCTGGGGATCTCGTTCCTCCAAAGAAAGTCCTGTTAGGGTATGAGGGGGAGCCTTGGACGCTTTGAGATATAAATTCAGAAAAACAATGATCGACGACATTAGATCCAGTGATTGTTTAAATTTCATGGGACTAAGACCGCTGCTCCTTTGATCTTTCCTTGTCGTAAACAGTCTAAGGCAACATTTGCTTCTGTGAGAGGAAAAGAAGACACCTGGGTTTGGATAGGAATTTGTTTGGCTAAAGCGAAAAAATCTTCTCCGTCTTGGCGAGTCAGATTGGCAACAGAGCGTAAAACCCGTTCTTGCCACAAAATTTTGTAAGGAAACGAAGGAATATCACTCATATGAATGCCAGCACAAACGACCACACCCCCAGGGGTAACCGCTTTTAAAGCCACAGGAACTAACGCTCCAACAGGGGCAAAAATAATCGCTCCATCAAGACTATCTGGAGGGGATTGCTCTGACCCCCCAGCCCACACTGCTCCAAGGGACCGGGCAAAGTCTTGTCCAAGCTCATCTCCAGGACGAGTAAACGCATACACTTGTCGTCCTTGATGACGGGCCACTTGAAGGAGAATATGGGCTGCAGCACCGAACCCGTAAAAGCCGATTTTCTCTCTGTCTCCGACTAAACGATAGGAACGATAACCAATTAATCCAGCACACAGCAGGGGAGCGACTTCTAAGTCAGAATAACGTTTGGGAATAGCAAAACAAAACTGTTCATTGGCCACAGTGTATTCTGCATAGCCTCCATCTAAGTGATACCCGGTAAATCTAGCCTTCTCACAAAGATTTTCCTGCTGAGTCCGACAGTAACAACAATGTTGACAGGTTCCTCCCAACCAAGGGACTCCGACTCGTTCCCCCAGAGAAAATCTCTTCACCCCTTTTCCCACGGCTTCGACGGTTCCCACAATTTCATGTCCTAAAATTAAGGGAAATTTAGCCTGAGTTAATTCTCCATCGACAATATGTAAATCCGTACGACAGACCCCACAAGCTTGTATTTTGAGCAACAGTTGTTTGTCGTCTGGTTCAGGAATAGGACGTAATTCAAGACGCAGTTTCTCTTTAGCTGCTTCCAAAACCATCGCTCGCATCATCTGTTTGACCTCCATTGCCAATTCTCTCCCTCAAAATGCTTCAGTCTTGCTGGTTATGACTATTTTTCAAGGGAGAGTCCATTTTGAACCTGGGAAATTTTCGAGTTTGTCTTTAAACCATTGTCCTAGACAGTCGGAACGCCCAGACAGTCAAAATCCCTGCTAGGATAACTGCTGCTACAGAGAGAACAAACGGCACTGTCCATGCTCCTACCATTGCTGGCCATTGAAATATAATTCTCAACAAATGTAATGATCCAATTAAGGCAAAGATAACACCCGAAATCATTAAATATAGTTTTTCAGTCATGGTTCTTTCCTCCAATTTATTCGCTCTTCTCGCGAGAAAGAACTCCTTAATTTTATTGTAGCAATTTGCTCATTGAAAAAGTTAGAGAAAATTTCGGCTGATTTATTTTGTTAACAGTTGAGATCACTGGTCAGTTTTTGCAACAACTAGCAGATAATAAGGTCAGACAGAGACGGAGTAACCAGAATCATATCTGCACGACGTGGTCGCACTCCGACTTCCTAACTCGGAACTCATGTTATTTCACCCTGTCGTGTCTTGGTTAACCGACACTAAAGGTTTGTTTCCCTGAAAGTTTTTTGTCTGGTTAGCTGGGGGAGATTTGGGCATCAACCACTTGCCAAATTGGGCGTAAAGTGCAGGAATTACCAGTAAAGTTAAAGCTGTAGAAGTAAATAAACCCCCTAACACCACAATCGCTAAAGGTTGCAAAATTTCATTACCAGCACCCGAAGCAACGGCTAACGGTAACATTCCCAAAGCTGAGGTTAAAGCGGTCATTAAAATGGCATTCACTCGGTCAAGAGAACCCTTAACAATGACATCTTTCAGTTTCATTCCTTGTGCAAACTTGTTATTATAATTATCTACCAGTAATAAACCATTACGAACCGCTACCCCAAATAAGGTAATAAAGCCAATTAAAGAGGCAATAGACATCACTCCACCACTGAAAATGATGGAAACAATACCCCCTACTAAAGCTAAGGGTAAATTAATCATAATGGCGATAGTAGCAGGAAAAGATTTGACCGAGAAGAACATCAAAATGGTGATAATAATGGCCGCTAAAATACTGTACACCAAGAGATTATTTGTTGCATTTTGTTCCGCTTCAAACTGACCTCCATATTGAACAAAATATCCTTTGGGTAACTGTACCTGTTGACGAATAGTTTCTTGAATATCTGCCACCACACTGCCTAAGTCCCTTTCTGCTACATTCGCAGACACCACAATTAAACGGGAAACATCTTCACGGTTGACTACATTTGCCCCCATACCATAGGTTACCTTAGCCACAGCACTCAGGGGAATCATTTGACCTGTGGGGGTAGAAATAGGAATAGAACGAATAGCATCTAAATTATTGCGTTTTGAAGGGTCTAAACCGACCGTAATATCAATTAATTGCTGATTATCGGGTATTTGAGCAACCACTTGACCATTTAATGCTGTTTCCACCACCTCAGAAATGCCTTGCATGGTTAACCCATAATTGGCTGCTGCGCTGCGATCATACTGTATTTGCACTTGACGGATGGGTAATTGAGGTTCAAGCTGTAAATCGACAATACCTTCTATGGGTTCAATAGCATCTCGTACCTGTTCCCCCACCTGACGCAGTTCAATTAAGTCAGGTCCAAAAATCTTAATAGCGATCGCACTTCTAACCCCCGATAACACTTCATCCATGCGATGGGAAATAAACCCCCCAATATTGGGAGCTACCCCAGGCAACTCTAAAAACGCTTCCCGTAGCTGTTTAACGCTGTTTTCACGGTCTTTGAGAGCAAGATCACTCAATTCTACATCCACATGAGCCATACTCACTCCTGCCCCGTCTGCATCCCCTGGCGCGCGTCCAGCCCTTACCTGTACCCATTCATACAAAGGATTATCTTTGAGGGAGTTATAAAGAGCCATTCCTGCACGGTTGGTCATGTCTAGAGATACCCCAGGAAATAACACCATTGAGTTAACCATTGATTTTTCTTGAAATTCTGGTAAAAATACCCGTCCTAAACTGGGAACAATGGCAAAGGTAGCAATTAAAGCAGCCAAAGCGCAACAGAGAATAATTTTCGGCAATTTTAACGATAAATTGAGTAAAGGACGATAATGCTTGATAACGAAACGAGAAATGAATGTGCCATCTGGGGGCAAAGTTTGATTGGCTAATAAAATAGCACACAACGCAGGAGAAACAGTCATCGCTACTAAGGTAGAGGCAGCAATAGACAATAAATAAGCCAACCCCATCGGGGCAAAAATTCGCCCTTCTACCCCCGTTAAACTAAAAATAGGGGCAAACACCACAATAATAATCACGGTGGAAAAAATTACCGCCAGTCTAACCTCAACGGAGGTGTCATAGACCACTTGAAAAGGATGTTTTGGGTTGTCCTGTGCTTGGTTGTTGCGGAGTCCCCTGTAACAGTTTTCCATATCCACAATGGAATCATCCACCACTGAACCAATGGCTACCACTAACCCCCCTAGAGTCATGGTATTGATGCCTAAACCAAAGGCTTTCATAAACAATAAACCAATGATTAAAGACAGGGGAATGGCACTAAGGGTGATCATCGCAGTGCGCCAGTTCATCAAAAATAACAACATGATCACCGAAACGATAATGATCCCTTGAATGAGAGAACCACTGACATTGCGAATAGCAGCATCAATAAAATTAGCTTGACGAAAGGTTCTGGCAATGTTTACATCTGCTGGAAAGGTAGTCTCTAAAGAGGCGATGACTGTTTCAACGGCTTTCGTAACTGTGGGGGTATCCACATCAGGCTGTTTATTAATCATCATTACCACCGCAGGTTGCCCATTAAAACTACCATCTCCCCGTTTTAATGCCGATCCGGTTTGCACTGTTGCCACATCTTTGAGCAAAATGGGTTCACCGTCTTTAACTTTAACTACGGATGTTTGTAAGTCTTCAATGGTTTGGACTTTTCCTATTCCACGAATTAATAATTCTTGGCCGCCTCCAATGAGAAAACCGCCAGGAGCGTTAGAATTCGATCCTTTGGCTGCTTCGGTAACATCTGTGAGAGAAACATTAAGCGATCGCAATTTTTCGGGGTCAACTAAAACCTGTTCTTGTCGTTCATCTCCCCCATATACCGTGACTTGAGAAACCCCTGGAACCGAGAGAATTTGATTACTGACCGTTCCTTCTACCAAGCGACGCAACTCCATGAGAGAGGTTTGTCCGTTGACAGTAAAAGCGTATTGTAAAATGGTGCCTAATGGAGAGACTAACGGCGAAATTTCAGGAGCATGGGCATTTTCGGGGAATTGACCACTAATTTGTTGTAGTCGTTCGGTCACTGCTTGTCGGGCTTTGTAAATGTCGGCATTTTGGTCAAATACTACTTGTACCATCGATAACCCAACCTTTGAGGAGGATCTCACCGTGGTTACGCCTGGTAAGCCATTGACTGCGCTTTCAATGGGTACTGTAATTTGTGCTTCTATTTCTTCTGGGGCAAGTCCAGGAACTTCTGTTTGAACATCCACTTGAGGGGGAGCAAATTCAGGAAACACATCTAAGGGCATTTGAGTAATATTAACAATACCCCATAAAGTGATTAAAATTGCTCCAATAACAATTAACCATCGTTGGGTAATAGAATTTTTTATAATCTGATTAAGAAGAGAATTCAGCATTTTTAAAATTAATGGATGAGCTTATCAAAAATCAGTAATTTAGGAGTCAGAAATTAATCCCCCCAACCCCCCTTACTAAGGGGGGCAAAGATTACTGTAGGATGGGTTAGACGGTGATAATTTATGGCGAGACAAAGAATCTAAAAATCCGTCGTAACCCATCATTTCAGTTAAAATTTATTTCTATTTGATCAAGAATTTTTCTTTTTGCCACCACTACCCATAACCGCTAATGCACCACCCACTAATACCACAACACCCCCACCAATAGCAGCTACTGTCATCATCGGAAAACCCCCTGATGTTTCTGCTGTTGCTGACTCAGACGCTTTAACGGCATTTTCTGCATCCTCACTCTTAGAAGTCGTTTCAGGAGTCATCATAGGTTCTGATGTTGCCTCAGTTTCCGCCGTTTTGGTTTTGCGAGACTCAGCATACAAGGATAAACTTCCCTGAGTCACTAATTGTTCCCCAACGGATAACCCTTCTGTCACTTCCATTAAGTCCCCTTGGGTTTCCCCTGTGGTAACTTCTACCGGTTCATAAAAATTCTCATATTTGACAAAAACCAGTTGTTTTCCGTCTGCTTCTACCAATGCAGTTACAGGAATCATTACCCCATTAGTTGAGGTTTGTTCAATGGGAGTAACCATAATACCCAAAACTTGATCATTTTCGGGGTTAACTTCTACTCTTTCAATACCACCTGTGGCTTGAAATTCATCCCCATGGCCCACATGGGAAAGCACAACGGTAGCTGCACCAAGGGTTAAACTAAGACTTAAAAGACTCATCAATGACAGAGATTTCATCATCATTCCTCACATTAAACAGGGTTGATCCAAATTTTTAAATAGTCTGCCATAGGTTAGATGAAATCTAGGTGAAATCTCTTGAAGAATTTTACAAACTATTTTGATCTGCGTTTTCTCTGTTCAATTCTTGTGCCAAAAAATAACGATAAATACTAGGTAAATGAGGAGTCATAGAATTATCTTCAATTCCACCCCCTAAACTTGTCCAAACATTAGATAATTTTCTTAATACTTCTTCGACTTGATCTTGTTTGAGTAAAGTTAATAAATCTACGTTCCATTGATGATGATCTTTGAGCCAACGATAAACCACAATGTCCTGATATTTTGGTTCAAAACTATAGATATATTGTCTATAATTTTTCTGAGGGTTTGGATGATATTTTCTAGCTTTTTCTTGCCAAGTAGAATTCAAAAATTGATAGCGTCCGGCTGCGGTTGAACAGTTCCCTCTATTGGGTCCAATATTAATTGGTATGCACTGATCCGGATGTTGTTGAAGATTATGAACATGACTACCACCATATAAGAGATAATAGGAATTTTTATGATTGGATTCACTGGCAGAAATCGTTAACATTAAAGCCCGAATATAAGGATCACCGCCAGACATTTCGAGTTCAGGTAAATGAGTAACTAATGATGGATTAACTAAAGGTTGAGTATTTTTTTTGAAACTATAAACTAATCCAATTAATCCAACAACGATGATTAAATTAAATACTAATTTATAAGGTTTTTTCAGTCTATATTTTGTGCCTTTGCGTTTGGGTTGGGAATGTTGAATAATCATAAAATATTGAACAATATATTAAAATTTTTGTAAGTTTACCACAAATTAGATGAAATTAAGGTGAAATTTTATAAAACAATAAAACAACTAACTAATTAGGTATTTTTTTATTTACCTTTGAAATAATATTCGTGTCCAAAAGATACTTAATATTCAAAAGTTAATTTCTCTCCCTATACTTCTATCTCTTAAATCAACAAAGTCCTCATCTGTAAATTCGATCCCCTCCTTTTCCATCTGTTCACGAAATCTAAGGGTCATATCCCAGAAGGTATCATCATTATCTATAATTTGTTCCTGATTATTTGTTTTCACATCTGATAACTTTAAACGTAATATTTCAAACAAATAAGTTATATCTTCCTGAGATAAATCATCAAGGGAGTTAATTATTTCTTGTAATGTCATGGAGTCATTTCCTCTGAGTATAAGATTAGAAAATATATAAATCTTTCCTAAGTTAACTAAAGTCTATCGCAAAATCGATAGTTTACATTTGTGTCAAAACGATTGGTAAATACTGACTAAAGTTAATAAAATCTTTGTCTGTTGTAAAAATTTCATAATTTCTACGATTTGCCGTTGCACAAATCAAAAAGTCTGTGTTTGATCCTTGAAT from Crocosphaera subtropica ATCC 51142 includes these protein-coding regions:
- a CDS encoding lysophospholipid acyltransferase family protein, whose protein sequence is MKFKQSLDLMSSIIVFLNLYLKASKAPPHTLTGLSLEERDPQIIEELMPFFGWIYQHYFRVQTDGWEHIPKNGKVLLIGSHNGGLAAPDTVMMTYDWFRQFGTKRLAYALMDRRIWQFLPGLAHLATQVGAIQPTPRLARTALRRGSALLIYPGGAKDVFRPYHLRHRINFQGHRGFIQLALQEDVTIIPFISYGAHSTLIVLEDIYPHLQQLHRWGMPWLGGIDPGVFPIYLGWPWGVAIGPLPNIPFPLKLHTRVCPPIIFERYGQSASHDREYVHQCYRQVVETMQRELDQLVIEEESACITF
- a CDS encoding zinc-dependent alcohol dehydrogenase family protein; this translates as MEVKQMMRAMVLEAAKEKLRLELRPIPEPDDKQLLLKIQACGVCRTDLHIVDGELTQAKFPLILGHEIVGTVEAVGKGVKRFSLGERVGVPWLGGTCQHCCYCRTQQENLCEKARFTGYHLDGGYAEYTVANEQFCFAIPKRYSDLEVAPLLCAGLIGYRSYRLVGDREKIGFYGFGAAAHILLQVARHQGRQVYAFTRPGDELGQDFARSLGAVWAGGSEQSPPDSLDGAIIFAPVGALVPVALKAVTPGGVVVCAGIHMSDIPSFPYKILWQERVLRSVANLTRQDGEDFFALAKQIPIQTQVSSFPLTEANVALDCLRQGKIKGAAVLVP
- a CDS encoding CusA/CzcA family heavy metal efflux RND transporter, which produces MLNSLLNQIIKNSITQRWLIVIGAILITLWGIVNITQMPLDVFPEFAPPQVDVQTEVPGLAPEEIEAQITVPIESAVNGLPGVTTVRSSSKVGLSMVQVVFDQNADIYKARQAVTERLQQISGQFPENAHAPEISPLVSPLGTILQYAFTVNGQTSLMELRRLVEGTVSNQILSVPGVSQVTVYGGDERQEQVLVDPEKLRSLNVSLTDVTEAAKGSNSNAPGGFLIGGGQELLIRGIGKVQTIEDLQTSVVKVKDGEPILLKDVATVQTGSALKRGDGSFNGQPAVVMMINKQPDVDTPTVTKAVETVIASLETTFPADVNIARTFRQANFIDAAIRNVSGSLIQGIIIVSVIMLLFLMNWRTAMITLSAIPLSLIIGLLFMKAFGLGINTMTLGGLVVAIGSVVDDSIVDMENCYRGLRNNQAQDNPKHPFQVVYDTSVEVRLAVIFSTVIIIVVFAPIFSLTGVEGRIFAPMGLAYLLSIAASTLVAMTVSPALCAILLANQTLPPDGTFISRFVIKHYRPLLNLSLKLPKIILCCALAALIATFAIVPSLGRVFLPEFQEKSMVNSMVLFPGVSLDMTNRAGMALYNSLKDNPLYEWVQVRAGRAPGDADGAGVSMAHVDVELSDLALKDRENSVKQLREAFLELPGVAPNIGGFISHRMDEVLSGVRSAIAIKIFGPDLIELRQVGEQVRDAIEPIEGIVDLQLEPQLPIRQVQIQYDRSAAANYGLTMQGISEVVETALNGQVVAQIPDNQQLIDITVGLDPSKRNNLDAIRSIPISTPTGQMIPLSAVAKVTYGMGANVVNREDVSRLIVVSANVAERDLGSVVADIQETIRQQVQLPKGYFVQYGGQFEAEQNATNNLLVYSILAAIIITILMFFSVKSFPATIAIMINLPLALVGGIVSIIFSGGVMSIASLIGFITLFGVAVRNGLLLVDNYNNKFAQGMKLKDVIVKGSLDRVNAILMTALTSALGMLPLAVASGAGNEILQPLAIVVLGGLFTSTALTLLVIPALYAQFGKWLMPKSPPANQTKNFQGNKPLVSVNQDTTG
- a CDS encoding cobalt transporter produces the protein MKSLSLMSLLSLSLTLGAATVVLSHVGHGDEFQATGGIERVEVNPENDQVLGIMVTPIEQTSTNGVMIPVTALVEADGKQLVFVKYENFYEPVEVTTGETQGDLMEVTEGLSVGEQLVTQGSLSLYAESRKTKTAETEATSEPMMTPETTSKSEDAENAVKASESATAETSGGFPMMTVAAIGGGVVVLVGGALAVMGSGGKKKNS
- a CDS encoding glycoside hydrolase family protein, which translates into the protein MIIQHSQPKRKGTKYRLKKPYKLVFNLIIVVGLIGLVYSFKKNTQPLVNPSLVTHLPELEMSGGDPYIRALMLTISASESNHKNSYYLLYGGSHVHNLQQHPDQCIPINIGPNRGNCSTAAGRYQFLNSTWQEKARKYHPNPQKNYRQYIYSFEPKYQDIVVYRWLKDHHQWNVDLLTLLKQDQVEEVLRKLSNVWTSLGGGIEDNSMTPHLPSIYRYFLAQELNRENADQNSL